Proteins encoded within one genomic window of Micromonospora halotolerans:
- a CDS encoding BrnA antitoxin family protein: MHRNEATKRFHDAGDALADLIDETQPAELPTPDTDVPMVSRSVRLPLETYDRVRAAAEARGIGVTTLMRQWIEAGLADLDESATVSLADVRRALAALSRPTAA; this comes from the coding sequence ATGCACCGTAACGAGGCGACCAAGCGGTTCCACGACGCCGGCGACGCGCTCGCCGACCTGATCGACGAGACCCAGCCCGCGGAGCTGCCCACCCCCGACACCGACGTGCCGATGGTCAGCCGCTCGGTGCGCCTCCCGCTGGAGACGTACGACCGGGTCCGGGCGGCCGCCGAGGCGCGCGGCATCGGGGTGACCACGCTCATGCGGCAGTGGATCGAGGCGGGCCTGGCCGACCTCGACGAGTCCGCCACGGTCTCCCTGGCCGACGTGCGCCGGGCCCTGGCCGCGCTGTCCCGCCCCACCGCCGCCTGA
- a CDS encoding low temperature requirement protein A → MAERGAALLRPPESATRATFLELFFDLVFVFALTRVSQRLINSLPATGWTLAAAVGRTVLLFLVLWLVWTITVWVTSRYEPEQTVIQAVVVGTMFASLVMAVALPRALEERALPFALAYVAVMLGRPLVVAAALHGHPRRLVPLRLAAWAAATAPLWLAGAVGPDDLRLPLWALALTVDYVALFAGWPLPRIGSAPTGGWRIAGEHLAERYQQIFLIALGESILVIGVTFSGEKFSGDGAGAFVVAFVTTALLWRIYFHRAGHLLAEALRLAPVPGRLGTSATITHLVIVLGVLTAAVGYEVVIAEPFHRSDPGLLLFVVGGPLLFLAARARFEYEIFGRVSLPRILGASALLLLVPLLAHGPAVRALSLVAVVLAAVALADALRSRGRPPEMSASPLGRTGPESSGPDA, encoded by the coding sequence GTGGCGGAACGCGGTGCCGCGCTGCTGCGCCCGCCGGAGAGCGCCACGCGTGCCACCTTCCTGGAACTCTTCTTCGACCTGGTCTTCGTCTTCGCGCTGACCCGGGTCTCCCAGCGGCTGATCAACAGCCTGCCGGCCACCGGGTGGACGCTGGCCGCCGCGGTCGGCCGTACCGTGCTGCTGTTCCTGGTGTTGTGGCTGGTCTGGACGATCACCGTCTGGGTGACCAGCCGGTACGAGCCGGAGCAGACGGTCATCCAGGCCGTCGTGGTCGGCACGATGTTCGCCAGCCTGGTGATGGCGGTGGCGCTGCCGCGGGCCCTGGAGGAGCGGGCGCTGCCGTTCGCCCTCGCGTACGTCGCCGTGATGCTCGGCCGGCCCCTGGTCGTCGCCGCCGCACTGCACGGCCACCCCCGGCGGCTGGTCCCGCTCCGGTTGGCCGCCTGGGCGGCGGCGACCGCGCCGCTCTGGCTGGCGGGGGCGGTGGGCCCCGACGATCTGCGCCTGCCGCTCTGGGCCCTCGCGCTGACCGTGGACTACGTCGCGCTCTTCGCCGGGTGGCCGCTGCCCCGGATCGGATCCGCGCCGACCGGGGGCTGGCGGATCGCCGGCGAGCACCTCGCCGAGCGCTACCAGCAGATCTTCCTCATCGCGCTCGGCGAGTCGATCCTGGTCATCGGAGTGACTTTCAGCGGCGAGAAGTTCTCCGGCGACGGCGCGGGCGCCTTCGTGGTCGCCTTCGTCACCACCGCGCTGCTCTGGCGGATCTACTTCCACCGGGCCGGGCACCTGCTGGCCGAGGCGCTGCGGCTGGCACCCGTGCCGGGCCGGCTCGGCACGTCGGCCACGATCACCCACCTGGTCATCGTGCTCGGCGTGCTCACCGCTGCGGTCGGCTACGAGGTGGTCATCGCCGAGCCGTTCCACCGGTCCGACCCGGGCCTGCTGCTCTTCGTGGTGGGCGGGCCGCTGCTCTTCCTGGCCGCCCGGGCCCGCTTCGAGTACGAGATCTTCGGCCGGGTCTCGCTGCCCCGGATCCTCGGCGCGAGCGCGCTGCTCCTGCTCGTCCCGCTGCTCGCGCACGGTCCCGCCGTGCGGGCCCTCTCCCTGGTGGCCGTTGTGCTGGCCGCGGTGGCGCTGGCGGACGCGCTGCGCAGCCGGGGTCGCCCGCCGGAGATGTCGGCCTCCCCGCTCGGGCGGACGGGGCCGGAGAGCAGCGGCCCGGACGCCTGA